In Acidisarcina polymorpha, the DNA window GACGCGGGCCGGCCTCTGGACGAAATGGAAAATGCCCGTCCTCGCCTCTTTGAAGAAGTGGCCCGTCATCTCGCGGAACTGCAGAAGGCCAGTATTCCAAAAGCTGCATCTCTACTCGTGCAGGGTTGCGCCGATCTGAGGCTATCCGCACTCCGCGCCCGGATGCCCGCAATCATGGCGTCCCTTGAGGAAGCTGTCGAGATACCTGATTATGGGAGTCATACCTACTTGCGCAAGGCTAGAATTCGAGCACTCCATCAGATTTTCAAAGATGCTGCAGATCAACTGCAAGCCAGTAGCATCCCTGACACCCTGGTTCATTCCGACGTCAGTACAGAGAACATCCTCATCGGGGACGGCACTTGCGTCTTCGCCGATTGGGCAGAGGCCGCGGTCGGTAACCCGATGGCGAACTTTGAACAGCTGAGGATACAAGTGGCACAGCATCACAATGCAGCTGCCGTCCATGGCAGGTTGCTCGCTGCGTACATGCGTACGTGGTCAAGCCAGCTTAGTGATTCGCAAATACGGAAAGCGTTCATGGCCACTCCGCCTGTGGCAATCGCGATGTATCTGAACACTCGTCGCGACTGGCTTACTCCCGAGAAATTGCGAGAGCCAGAGTTTGTACGATACGCAAGGGCCATGGCACGTCAGATGGATCGTGCCGTTCGGGAATACGAAGCTCGCGAAGCATTGACTGCATGAGCGGATTTCAAGGACGGTCTAGTCGATGCTGACCGGATAATAATAAGGGGCTCCATCTCCTAGACGCTGGGTTCCAAGAAAGTATTTGCCTGTGCCCACTTGATCTATGTCCAACTCAATTTGCAATTCAGTGCGTGGGCCATCCGCGGTCGCAATTCCCTCGGTCGACACTATCAACGACGACGTGCTCTTATCGCGGGCAAGAAAGATGCGATAGGTGCCGGACGGGCTGTAGTACGGCAGGAGGAGATGCAGATTCAGAGCTCTGCGTGGCAACCGAATTGGACCAGATGCTGATGCTTCAGCACCTCGCGATGCGCCATCGGAGGTCAGATCAACCCGAACAGGAATGCGACTGATCGATGCGCTGGAGAGGCGAGCTACTTCCTCATTCCGTTCCCGTTGGTGCCATACCGACCAGGAGAGGGCGACCAGGCTGAGGCAAGCCATAATGCCCGCGAGCTTCCAGTTCCCAAGGATCGATCGGGCCGCAAGGACGGGCCTTGCCTGCAGCCCTCTGGTGCGTTCTCGCCGCAACTCGATGAGGTCGCGAGTGCATTCGGCACACCGCAGGATATGGAGATCGTTCAGTTCGGATAGCTCGACGTTCCTTGGCGACTCTACGAAGGCCCTGAGAGTCGCGGGCCCAGGGCAGCCAATCCGATCGGGGTTTGGATGGTTATTGAGCACAAACTCCTCTGCTTTGTTAAACAGATG includes these proteins:
- a CDS encoding phosphotransferase family protein, whose protein sequence is MQRTITDPDCNHFRLFLIEPCSRTVLARRDGERWVLPRANIPRWSRIAPNILSKIRGQLGIQAIVLDELDALAHDSLILAEVIDRPQSGNDSSFSWKNLRDLATDEFVGEELRTVRALVFEGTTGRGQFSRLGWFSEVLSWTASHTDVATKQFVEIKQVNAASSSTLIRFATENGFAVWFKAVADPSMIEYRVTVKLREYFPDYLPTLLATHDVWHAWLMEDAGRPLDEMENARPRLFEEVARHLAELQKASIPKAASLLVQGCADLRLSALRARMPAIMASLEEAVEIPDYGSHTYLRKARIRALHQIFKDAADQLQASSIPDTLVHSDVSTENILIGDGTCVFADWAEAAVGNPMANFEQLRIQVAQHHNAAAVHGRLLAAYMRTWSSQLSDSQIRKAFMATPPVAIAMYLNTRRDWLTPEKLREPEFVRYARAMARQMDRAVREYEAREALTA